The Helicobacter mustelae genome has a segment encoding these proteins:
- a CDS encoding tRNA (uridine(54)-C5)-methyltransferase TrmA, with protein sequence MNCAHFGVCGGCQLDKDYSTQLRQKYEDFTNLLGFAPSEIFASPSRGFRARCELGIHKKPKSHAAFIDPHDVASCLNLSAQPTHFDSMHVALKNPTQEIFLSMNSLGKKDHIPIQNCPNLIPKLQKILHQLPPLLQPEILSYKLYAINLLGVGQGILSMIYHRKLEDSWEHAARNLAHSLGVSIIGRSKNQKILIGSDLQESSLNVAGRKLIYLHKEGNFSQPNPFINEKMLNFILACLQDHPRRDLLELYCGSGNFSIALADSFERVFATEVVKSAIPVLLENARRNDITNLTAARLSGLETMQALSFERDFFRLRGVDLRDFNFSHILVDPPRSGIGDIKMLHFLQKFPYIIYVSCNPHSLKRDFLILSQSHKVIHSALFDQFPHTHHVESIMILQKVL encoded by the coding sequence GTGAATTGTGCGCATTTTGGTGTTTGTGGGGGATGTCAGCTAGATAAAGATTACTCCACCCAGCTCAGACAAAAATATGAGGATTTTACAAATTTGCTGGGATTTGCGCCAAGTGAGATCTTTGCCTCTCCCTCGCGGGGTTTTCGCGCTCGCTGCGAGCTAGGCATCCATAAAAAACCAAAATCCCACGCAGCTTTTATTGATCCTCATGATGTCGCGTCTTGCTTAAATCTTTCTGCGCAGCCCACTCACTTTGATTCTATGCATGTTGCTCTAAAAAATCCCACTCAAGAAATTTTCCTCTCCATGAATTCCCTTGGCAAAAAAGATCACATCCCTATCCAAAACTGCCCCAATCTCATCCCCAAACTCCAAAAAATCCTGCACCAACTCCCTCCTCTGCTGCAGCCAGAAATCCTAAGCTACAAGCTCTATGCCATCAATCTTTTAGGCGTAGGCCAGGGGATTTTGAGCATGATTTATCACAGAAAATTAGAGGATTCTTGGGAGCATGCAGCCAGAAATCTTGCCCATAGTCTTGGGGTATCCATCATTGGTAGGAGCAAAAATCAAAAAATTCTCATTGGTAGCGATTTGCAAGAAAGTTCGCTCAATGTGGCTGGAAGGAAGCTTATCTATCTGCACAAAGAGGGGAATTTCTCCCAGCCCAATCCCTTCATCAATGAGAAAATGCTAAATTTCATTCTTGCTTGCTTGCAAGATCATCCCCGCAGGGATTTGCTTGAGCTTTATTGTGGCAGTGGGAATTTTTCCATCGCGTTAGCAGATTCCTTTGAGAGGGTCTTTGCCACGGAGGTGGTAAAAAGCGCCATCCCCGTTCTACTAGAAAATGCCAGAAGAAATGACATCACAAATCTCACGGCTGCACGCCTTAGCGGACTAGAAACCATGCAGGCCCTTAGCTTTGAGCGGGATTTTTTTCGCTTAAGGGGGGTGGATTTGAGGGATTTTAATTTTTCTCACATCCTAGTGGATCCTCCTCGCAGCGGGATTGGTGACATAAAAATGTTGCATTTTTTGCAGAAATTTCCCTACATCATCTATGTATCTTGCAACCCCCACAGTCTAAAGCGCGATTTCTTGATCCTATCTCAAAGCCATAAGGTCATTCATTCTGCGCTATTTGATCAATTCCCTCACACGCACCATGTCGAAAGCATCATGATTTTGCAAAAAGTTCTTTGA
- a CDS encoding ribose-phosphate pyrophosphokinase has protein sequence MIKGFKVFSGTAHLEFSKEVVKHLDGVLSKANVSRFSDGEISVQISESVRGKDVFIIQPTCAPTNDNLIELLIMADALKRSSANSINAVIPYFGYARQDRKAAPRVPISAKLVANLIQGAGINRIITMDLHAGQIQGFFDIPVDNLYGSIIFRDYIRSKNLKNPIIASPDIGGVSRARYFADQLQLDLVIVDKKREKANVSEVMNIIGEVQGKDVILVDDMIDTAGTVCKAAEVLKNKGAASVLALGTHAVLSHPALERIEESVLDEVVVSNSIPLRKQSAKITVLSVAPLFAEVIRRIHYNESVNSLFI, from the coding sequence ATGATAAAAGGTTTTAAGGTTTTCAGCGGCACCGCTCATCTGGAATTTAGCAAAGAAGTTGTCAAACACCTTGATGGGGTGCTTTCCAAGGCGAATGTCAGCAGATTTAGTGACGGAGAAATTTCTGTGCAAATTTCAGAATCCGTGCGTGGCAAAGATGTCTTTATCATCCAGCCCACCTGCGCTCCCACCAATGACAATCTCATAGAATTATTAATTATGGCAGATGCCCTCAAAAGAAGCTCTGCAAATTCCATCAATGCTGTAATCCCCTATTTTGGCTATGCACGCCAAGACAGAAAGGCCGCTCCAAGAGTGCCAATCTCTGCCAAACTTGTGGCAAATCTCATTCAGGGCGCTGGCATCAATCGCATCATCACCATGGATTTACATGCTGGACAGATTCAAGGGTTTTTTGACATTCCAGTAGACAATCTCTATGGTTCGATTATCTTTCGCGATTACATCCGCTCCAAAAATCTCAAAAATCCCATCATTGCAAGCCCTGATATCGGAGGCGTTTCTCGTGCGAGATATTTTGCTGATCAATTGCAATTAGATCTAGTTATCGTAGACAAAAAAAGAGAGAAAGCCAATGTCAGCGAGGTGATGAACATCATTGGGGAAGTTCAAGGCAAAGATGTGATCTTGGTGGATGATATGATTGATACCGCAGGGACGGTGTGCAAGGCGGCTGAGGTGCTAAAAAACAAAGGCGCTGCTTCGGTCCTAGCATTGGGAACCCATGCAGTGCTAAGCCATCCAGCACTAGAGCGTATAGAAGAGAGTGTGCTAGATGAAGTGGTGGTGAGCAATTCCATCCCCCTGCGCAAGCAAAGTGCCAAAATAACCGTACTTAGTGTCGCTCCATTATTTGCTGAGGTAATCCGCAGGATCCACTATAACGAAAGCGTAAACTCCCTCTTTATCTAA
- a CDS encoding ATP phosphoribosyltransferase regulatory subunit, which yields MLEHEIPQGSKLYFGKTAKLKREIEQGASELFTSRGFEEILTPSFSFLQHQKNFSNRKIIRLNSQDNQQISLRYDSTMDTIRIITKHLARSTGAKKWFYIQPVFSYPSNEIHQIGVECLESEAFHELLELAILLFEKWNLIPFMQISNTNILQLCAEELGMSKGQILHSQIQELLQNPLLKDLIMIENIQDLESFSKNAPVFLKSELQRLLESAKSLKYDKIIISTIQDVPVNYYCDITFRAFLGNETLLLGGNYKIEHTPSCGFGIYTDHILSILHDKEHNG from the coding sequence ATGCTAGAACATGAGATTCCCCAGGGCAGCAAGCTTTATTTTGGCAAAACCGCCAAACTCAAACGTGAGATCGAACAGGGAGCAAGCGAGCTTTTTACCTCCCGTGGATTTGAAGAAATCCTCACCCCCTCTTTTTCTTTTTTGCAACACCAGAAAAATTTCTCCAATCGCAAAATCATACGCCTAAACTCCCAGGACAATCAACAAATCTCCCTGCGCTATGATAGCACCATGGATACCATCCGCATCATCACCAAGCATCTTGCCCGCAGCACCGGAGCAAAGAAGTGGTTTTATATCCAGCCAGTCTTTAGCTACCCTAGCAATGAGATCCATCAAATCGGGGTGGAATGCCTAGAGTCTGAGGCCTTTCATGAACTCCTAGAGCTTGCTATTCTTCTTTTTGAGAAATGGAATCTCATCCCCTTTATGCAAATCTCAAACACAAACATCTTGCAGCTTTGTGCAGAGGAGTTAGGAATGAGCAAGGGACAAATCCTCCATTCCCAGATCCAAGAGCTTCTCCAAAATCCTCTGCTAAAAGATCTCATCATGATCGAAAACATACAAGATCTAGAATCTTTTAGCAAAAATGCACCTGTGTTTTTGAAATCAGAGCTACAAAGGCTCCTAGAAAGCGCAAAAAGCCTCAAATATGATAAGATTATCATTTCGACAATTCAAGATGTCCCTGTAAATTATTATTGCGATATTACCTTCCGGGCATTCCTTGGGAATGAGACGCTACTGCTTGGCGGGAATTACAAAATCGAGCACACACCCTCTTGTGGGTTTGGAATCTATACAGATCACATCTTGAGTATTTTACACGATAAGGAACATAATGGCTGA
- a CDS encoding trimeric intracellular cation channel family protein produces MEQDLLISVLFVVGITVESMTGALAAGRYKMDLMGVIFIALVTAIGGGSVRDILFNHHPLVWIKHPQYILIIVLAALLATRIPKFITKFERVFLLLDAIGLVAFSVIGTAVVMEKYQSMTLAICGGVITGVFGGILRDIFCNQIPLILRREIYASVALFASAFYYILLEFFGLSAEIASGVTLICGSALRIFAIYYKLGLPVFHFEDHNEKK; encoded by the coding sequence ATGGAGCAGGACCTACTCATCTCTGTATTATTTGTCGTTGGCATCACCGTGGAATCCATGACAGGGGCGCTGGCTGCGGGAAGATATAAGATGGATTTGATGGGGGTGATTTTCATCGCTTTGGTTACAGCCATTGGCGGGGGTTCAGTTAGAGATATTTTATTCAATCATCATCCCTTGGTGTGGATTAAGCATCCCCAATATATTCTGATTATTGTATTGGCTGCCCTCCTTGCCACTCGCATTCCAAAATTCATCACAAAATTTGAGAGAGTTTTTTTGCTGCTTGATGCCATAGGACTGGTTGCTTTTAGTGTTATTGGTACTGCTGTGGTCATGGAAAAATACCAAAGCATGACCCTAGCAATTTGTGGAGGTGTGATCACAGGTGTTTTTGGCGGCATCCTGCGAGATATTTTTTGCAATCAAATTCCCCTGATTTTGCGGAGGGAAATCTATGCGAGCGTGGCGCTTTTTGCCTCTGCATTCTATTATATTTTGTTAGAGTTTTTTGGGCTGAGTGCAGAGATTGCAAGCGGGGTTACGCTCATTTGCGGGAGTGCTTTGAGGATTTTTGCAATTTATTACAAGCTGGGATTGCCTGTATTTCATTTTGAGGATCACAACGAAAAAAAATAA
- a CDS encoding sodium:solute symporter family transporter: MNFETVTLSIPIIVTFLGYSLVMLGIGFYFFKQNTTTQDYFLGSRSMGPVVSALSAGASDMSGWLLMGLPGALYAGGLIESYIAIGLTIGATLNWIFVAKRLRVYTSVISDCITIPDYFETRFSDDKHILRLLCAIVILIFFTFYISSGLVGGAKLFEASFGLRYDYALSIGTIIIVSYTFLGGYKAVCWTDLIQGILMMLALIVVPIIMLYHLGGLSNATDAIRTSDQSRMSLQKYQEEIPTILADFNAQTAQEKIPPLLTLLQSSKDLHIQKTPAPEYIKNLQTNLNALIKMPKNETALNAIKSQLIALKDTKIITKHLSLFSGVSFLAIISALAWGLGYFGQPHILVRFMSIRSIKDVPYATFIGISWMSISLIGACAIGLLGIAYANRFNLSLHDPEKIFIVMSQILFNPWVAGILLSAILAAIMSTASSQLLVSSSTIAEDFYRRIFHKEAPEKLVINISRASVLAVSLIAFFISADKNSSILSIVAYAWAGFGASFGSVILFSLFWSRMTRMGAITGMITGAAAVVLHKNFFYDYLPIYEIIPGFVCASIVIVFVSLLQPVREGTKKAFYTMLEEIKNPNN; the protein is encoded by the coding sequence ATGAATTTTGAGACTGTTACACTGAGCATCCCCATCATTGTTACATTTCTGGGCTATTCCCTTGTGATGCTAGGCATTGGCTTTTATTTTTTCAAACAAAACACCACTACGCAAGATTATTTCCTAGGCAGCCGCTCCATGGGCCCTGTGGTCTCTGCTCTCTCTGCAGGTGCCTCTGATATGAGCGGATGGTTGCTCATGGGTCTACCAGGTGCACTCTATGCAGGAGGCTTAATAGAATCTTATATTGCCATTGGATTGACCATTGGCGCGACACTCAATTGGATTTTTGTCGCAAAGCGTCTGAGGGTTTATACCAGCGTGATTTCAGACTGTATCACTATTCCTGATTATTTTGAAACTCGCTTTAGTGATGATAAACACATTCTGCGATTGCTTTGTGCGATTGTGATTTTGATCTTTTTTACTTTTTATATTTCTAGCGGGCTTGTAGGAGGTGCCAAACTCTTTGAAGCAAGCTTTGGACTCAGATATGACTATGCACTTAGCATTGGAACCATCATCATTGTGTCCTATACATTTCTTGGTGGCTATAAAGCAGTCTGCTGGACGGATTTGATCCAGGGGATTTTGATGATGTTAGCTCTCATTGTTGTGCCCATCATTATGCTCTATCATCTAGGAGGACTCTCTAACGCAACAGATGCCATCAGGACTTCTGATCAAAGTCGCATGAGCCTACAAAAATACCAAGAAGAGATCCCCACCATCCTTGCAGATTTCAATGCACAGACTGCACAAGAAAAGATCCCTCCCCTTCTTACCCTGCTGCAATCAAGCAAGGATCTGCATATCCAAAAAACTCCCGCACCAGAGTACATAAAAAATCTCCAAACCAATCTGAATGCACTTATAAAAATGCCCAAGAATGAAACTGCGCTCAATGCCATCAAATCCCAGCTCATTGCACTCAAAGATACAAAAATCATCACCAAACATCTCAGCCTCTTTAGCGGAGTCTCCTTCCTAGCCATCATCTCAGCCTTGGCATGGGGTCTTGGATATTTTGGACAACCTCATATCTTGGTGCGCTTCATGTCCATCCGCTCCATCAAAGATGTTCCCTACGCGACATTTATCGGTATTTCTTGGATGAGCATCAGCCTCATTGGGGCCTGCGCGATAGGATTACTTGGCATTGCCTATGCCAATCGTTTCAATCTCTCCCTCCATGATCCAGAAAAAATCTTTATTGTCATGAGCCAAATCCTCTTTAATCCCTGGGTGGCAGGGATTTTATTAAGCGCGATTCTAGCAGCCATCATGAGCACTGCTAGCTCGCAGTTGCTTGTCTCTAGCTCCACGATTGCTGAGGATTTTTATCGCAGAATCTTCCACAAAGAAGCCCCAGAAAAACTTGTAATAAACATCTCAAGGGCCAGTGTGCTAGCTGTATCCCTCATTGCATTTTTCATCTCTGCAGACAAAAATTCCAGCATCCTCTCCATCGTAGCCTATGCATGGGCAGGATTTGGCGCGAGCTTTGGCAGCGTAATCTTATTCTCACTTTTTTGGTCACGCATGACCAGAATGGGCGCAATCACGGGGATGATCACAGGCGCAGCAGCAGTGGTCTTGCACAAAAATTTCTTTTATGACTATTTGCCAATTTATGAGATTATCCCTGGATTTGTGTGTGCAAGCATTGTAATTGTTTTTGTAAGCCTACTTCAGCCTGTAAGAGAGGGTACAAAAAAGGCATTTTACACCATGCTTGAAGAGATTAAAAACCCAAATAATTGA
- a CDS encoding YceI family protein → MKKTLLFALFSTGLIFAKPYAIDKSHSSVWFEAKHLVFSKVRGTFDNFDGKIDVDPDTKKINVFEGSVDVKSINTRDKKRDNHLRATDFFDEIKYPKGSFKMTKYEDGKIYGDLTFRGVTKPIVLKVDIQAPLKHPVNKKEFVVLEAEGKINRKDFGIGKETKNAIVGDEIEIDIKIEAYAQ, encoded by the coding sequence ATGAAGAAAACACTTTTATTTGCACTTTTTAGCACGGGTTTGATTTTTGCAAAACCCTATGCGATTGACAAGTCGCATTCTAGCGTGTGGTTTGAGGCCAAACACCTTGTATTTAGCAAGGTAAGGGGCACATTTGATAATTTTGATGGCAAGATTGATGTAGACCCTGACACCAAGAAAATCAATGTTTTTGAGGGTAGCGTTGATGTCAAAAGCATCAACACCAGGGACAAAAAAAGAGACAATCACCTAAGGGCAACGGATTTCTTTGATGAGATCAAATACCCAAAAGGGAGCTTTAAGATGACAAAGTATGAGGATGGAAAAATCTATGGAGATTTAACCTTCCGTGGTGTGACCAAGCCCATCGTATTGAAAGTAGACATCCAAGCTCCATTGAAGCATCCAGTGAATAAAAAAGAATTCGTAGTGCTTGAGGCTGAGGGCAAAATCAATCGTAAGGATTTTGGCATCGGCAAAGAAACCAAAAACGCTATCGTCGGAGATGAGATAGAAATCGATATCAAAATCGAAGCTTATGCACAATAA
- the speA gene encoding arginine decarboxylase, translated as MQDYGISYWSNNDFFIEDGVVKVNHGNNPALIDIVREVREKGFRGPLLLRFPHLAAKQVDKLFCSFEKAMREYKYEGHFHAVFPLKVNQMPNFVLPLMKSSLNRSYGLEAGSKSELIIAMAYTNKHAPITVNGFKDKEMIHLGFIAANMGHSITLTIEGLNELETIIAVAKEMGEPYPDIGLRIRLHSTGTGVWAKSGGIHSKFGLTSTELLEAISLLEKSKLLHKFRMIHFHIGSQISDISPLKKAIREVGNIYAELRKMGAKKLTAVNIGGGLAVEYTQHQGCNNCNYTLSEFSGDVVFSLKEIVKNKKEKEPDIYIESGRYISANHAVLVAPVLELFSQEYDEKALKLKEKNPPLIAEMFDLYQSITEKNAIEYLHDSFDHMESLLTLFDLGYIDLQDRSNTEVLVHLIIKKVIKLLKHKNHNEILRIQEQVQERYLLNCSFFQSLPDYWGLGQNFPVMPLDRLNKRPNRSASLWDITCDSDGEIAFDSNKPLFLHDVDVTKEQYFLGFFLVGAYQEVLGMRHNLFTHPTEFSVILGEDGYEVDNLLEAQNILDVLDDLDYDTKEIERILKQKIDDSSLLDEDRKKEILGQLYIMMSEHGYLRTIINEEKE; from the coding sequence ATGCAAGATTATGGGATTTCGTATTGGTCAAATAATGATTTTTTTATCGAGGATGGGGTGGTGAAGGTTAATCATGGCAACAACCCAGCACTCATTGACATCGTCAGAGAGGTACGCGAAAAAGGCTTTCGCGGTCCTTTGCTTTTGCGCTTTCCGCATTTAGCTGCTAAACAAGTGGATAAACTTTTTTGCTCTTTTGAGAAGGCGATGCGTGAATATAAATATGAGGGGCATTTTCACGCAGTCTTCCCGCTCAAGGTCAATCAAATGCCTAATTTTGTCTTGCCATTGATGAAATCCTCTTTAAATCGCAGCTATGGGCTTGAGGCAGGAAGTAAATCAGAGCTCATTATAGCAATGGCCTATACCAACAAACATGCTCCCATCACAGTCAATGGCTTCAAAGACAAGGAGATGATTCATCTTGGCTTCATTGCTGCAAATATGGGGCATTCGATCACTCTGACCATTGAGGGGCTCAATGAACTAGAGACCATCATTGCTGTTGCTAAGGAAATGGGAGAGCCCTATCCTGATATTGGATTGAGAATCCGCTTGCACAGTACGGGCACAGGGGTTTGGGCAAAAAGTGGAGGGATTCATTCTAAATTTGGACTCACTAGCACCGAGCTTTTGGAGGCAATTTCTCTCTTAGAAAAATCCAAACTTTTGCATAAATTTAGAATGATTCATTTTCACATTGGCAGTCAAATCAGTGATATTTCCCCGCTAAAAAAAGCCATTCGTGAAGTGGGAAACATCTATGCGGAGTTGCGTAAAATGGGGGCAAAAAAGCTTACGGCAGTGAATATTGGCGGGGGGTTGGCTGTGGAGTATACACAGCATCAAGGTTGTAATAATTGCAATTACACGCTGAGTGAATTTAGTGGGGATGTGGTGTTTTCACTCAAAGAAATCGTGAAAAACAAAAAAGAAAAAGAACCAGATATTTATATTGAATCAGGGCGCTATATCTCTGCAAATCACGCGGTGCTAGTGGCTCCAGTGTTAGAGCTTTTTTCCCAAGAATATGATGAAAAGGCCCTAAAACTCAAAGAAAAAAATCCTCCACTTATTGCAGAAATGTTTGATCTCTATCAAAGCATCACAGAAAAAAATGCAATCGAATATCTGCATGATAGCTTTGATCATATGGAGTCCTTGCTGACGTTGTTTGACCTGGGTTATATTGATTTGCAAGATCGCAGCAATACAGAAGTCTTGGTGCATTTGATTATCAAAAAGGTCATCAAGCTTTTGAAGCATAAAAATCACAATGAGATTCTTCGGATCCAAGAGCAAGTCCAAGAGCGCTATTTGCTCAATTGCTCTTTTTTCCAGAGCCTGCCAGATTATTGGGGATTGGGGCAGAATTTCCCTGTGATGCCACTAGATCGACTCAACAAAAGACCCAATCGAAGTGCCAGCCTTTGGGATATTACTTGTGATAGCGATGGAGAGATTGCTTTTGATTCCAATAAGCCCTTATTTTTGCATGATGTGGATGTCACAAAGGAGCAGTATTTCTTGGGTTTTTTTCTTGTGGGGGCATATCAAGAAGTTTTGGGAATGCGACATAATCTTTTCACCCATCCTACAGAATTTAGTGTGATCCTTGGTGAGGATGGATATGAGGTGGATAATTTGCTAGAGGCACAAAATATCTTGGATGTGCTTGATGATTTGGATTATGACACCAAAGAAATTGAGCGTATTTTGAAGCAAAAAATCGATGATTCTAGCCTGCTTGATGAGGATAGAAAAAAAGAGATTTTGGGCCAGCTCTACATCATGATGAGCGAGCATGGATATCTGCGTACCATCATCAATGAGGAGAAAGAGTGA
- the gltX gene encoding glutamate--tRNA ligase has translation MKKIVTRFAPSPTGHLHIGGLRTALFNYLHAKGNGGEFLLRIEDTDQARNSKEATEAILQAFDWVGLQYDKEVIYQSSRLEIYQKYIHQLLEEGKAYHCYMSKEELDALRKEQEKNKQTPRYDNRYRDFQGTPPKGVQPVVRIKAPLNQSIEFHDGIKGAMKFQASEIDDFIIARSDGTPTYNFVVVIDDALMGITDVIRGDDHLSNTPKQIIIYNALNFAVPKFYHVPMILGNDGAKLSKRHGAMGVMEYKNAGYLPQTLLNFLARLGWSYGDEEIFSLPDLLEKFSVNNLNTSPSIFNQEKFLWLNQHYIKQTPNEELETLLDWDSPLTPAQRDVLFQELKNRSQTLREFRTQIEEIFSPISNYDSKMLQKCDDATKAMLKECSEDLAQKDFASLQELQEFCTEFAKKKSLKIGALLQPLRLALLGKPGGIGVVEALYILGKEKSLEKIKKMLDFIA, from the coding sequence ATGAAGAAAATAGTGACAAGATTTGCCCCCTCTCCCACGGGTCATCTGCATATTGGTGGGCTGCGCACCGCGCTGTTTAACTATCTACATGCCAAGGGGAATGGCGGGGAGTTTTTATTGAGGATTGAAGATACCGATCAGGCCAGAAATTCCAAAGAAGCCACAGAGGCTATTTTGCAGGCATTTGACTGGGTGGGTCTGCAGTATGACAAAGAAGTAATCTACCAATCTAGTCGCCTAGAGATCTATCAAAAATACATCCATCAACTTCTAGAAGAAGGCAAGGCATATCATTGCTATATGAGTAAGGAAGAACTAGATGCACTCAGAAAGGAGCAGGAAAAAAACAAGCAAACCCCGCGCTATGACAATCGCTACCGTGATTTCCAAGGCACACCACCAAAAGGAGTGCAGCCTGTAGTGCGCATCAAAGCTCCACTCAACCAAAGCATTGAATTTCATGATGGCATCAAGGGCGCGATGAAATTTCAAGCAAGTGAAATTGATGATTTCATCATCGCGCGCAGCGATGGCACACCCACTTACAATTTTGTCGTGGTCATTGATGATGCACTCATGGGAATCACGGATGTGATTCGCGGAGATGATCATCTCAGCAACACACCAAAGCAGATTATCATTTACAATGCGCTCAATTTTGCAGTGCCAAAATTCTATCATGTACCCATGATTTTGGGCAACGATGGAGCAAAGCTTAGCAAACGCCATGGGGCCATGGGGGTGATGGAATACAAAAATGCAGGCTATCTCCCCCAAACTCTGCTCAATTTCCTTGCTCGGCTTGGATGGAGCTATGGAGATGAGGAAATTTTTAGCCTGCCAGATCTCTTAGAAAAATTTAGTGTCAACAATCTCAACACATCCCCAAGTATCTTTAACCAGGAAAAATTCCTCTGGCTCAATCAACACTACATCAAGCAAACCCCAAATGAAGAGCTAGAAACTCTGCTAGATTGGGATTCTCCCCTCACGCCTGCTCAGCGAGATGTTTTATTCCAGGAGCTAAAAAATCGCTCCCAAACCTTGAGGGAATTTCGTACACAAATTGAGGAGATTTTTTCTCCCATTTCAAATTATGACTCCAAAATGCTGCAAAAATGCGATGATGCGACCAAAGCAATGCTCAAAGAATGCAGTGAGGACTTGGCACAAAAAGACTTTGCATCCCTGCAGGAATTGCAGGAGTTTTGCACAGAGTTTGCTAAGAAAAAATCTCTAAAAATTGGAGCGCTCCTCCAACCCCTACGCCTTGCACTGCTTGGCAAACCAGGGGGAATTGGTGTGGTGGAGGCACTCTACATCCTGGGCAAAGAAAAAAGCCTAGAAAAGATAAAAAAGATGCTGGATTTTATCGCTTAG